In Actinomycetota bacterium, the sequence CCGGGGAGCACGATGATGGTCGAGGTGTCGTCGAGCTCGGCGAGGTCGGCGAGGTGGGCGTGGGGATCGTGAGGGTCGTGGTTGTGGCCGCGGAACCCGGAGAGCCCGACCATCGCCGCGTCGCCGGTGCCGCGCTGCACGGCCTGCTCGACGAAGGTCACGTTCGCCCAGCCCGGTGCCTCGGCCTGGATCTTCTTCGTGACCTGTTCGGCGCCGTGGCCGACGACGACGACGGTGCGCTCGATGTCGAGTGAGCCGAGGGCGTGGATTACGTGCAGCACCATCGGCCGCCCGCAGATGAGGTGGAGCGGCTTCGGGCGCTCGGAGCGCATCCGGGAGCCCTCACCTGCGGCGAGCACGATCGCGGACGTCGGCATGAGACCAGTTCTATCGCGCCGCGCCCGCCGTCCGGCGGCACACTCGGAGATGGCTCCGGGGAGAGGATTCGAACCCCTATTCACGGGACCAAAACCCGCTGTCCTACCAAGTTGAACGACCCCGGACCGACGCTCGCCGTGGCGCAGCTCCGGCCGGCAACGGTAGCGGCATTGGCCGACTGGTGCGGTGTCCCGGTAGCGTGATCGGACTTATGGGCTCGCTGATCAAGAAGCGCCGCAAGCGCATGCGGAAGAAGAAGCACAAGAAGATGCTGCGCCGGACGCGCCACCAGCGTCGTAAGTAGCCCTGCTCAGCCGACGGCGCGGGTGGTGAGCACCCGTGCACCGTCAAGTGCCTCGGCCAGGGCCCCGTGGCGTCCGACGAGGAACCACGTCGCCCCGCTGCCGGCAAGGACCGGCTCGACCCCCGAGCCTTCCCTGATTCTGTCGCGCCATTCGGCCAGTTCCGGCGCCACCGCGAGCGCCGCCGCGGTGAGGTCGTTCGGGCCCCCACCGCTCGGGCCGCCGAGCTCGTCCCACGCCCGGTAGACGGCCGGCGTCGGTACCACGAGCGGGGGCACGACGAGCGTGACCTCGAGCGGTTGGTACGGCAGCGGGTCGATCACCTCGCCGATCCCTCTCACCCGGGCTCGCCCGCCGACCAGGCAGAACGGCACGTCGGCACCGATCCCCGCCGCCGCTTCGAGGTCGCTCCATCCGGCCCAGCGCAGCACTGCGGCGGCGTCGGCCGAACCGCCGCCCAGCCCACCGCCGGGGGGGATCGCCTTGAACACGTGCACCGCCGCGCGGCGCCCGCAGAGATCGAGCGCCCGGTTGACGAGGTTGCGTTCGTCGGTCGGCACGCCGGCCGCGTACGGGCCGTCGCACGACACGCCCGTCGCGCCGGGGGTGATCGCGACGGTGTCGCCGAGCGCGAGCGTGACCATCTCGGCGTCGATCAGGTGGTAGCCGTCGTCGCGCACGCCGGTGATCCGCAACGAGAGCGTCAGCTTGGCGGGGGCGTCGAAGACGTCGTTGCCGATGAATGCGTCGCTCACTGCCGATCAGCCTGCACCACGGCTGTGAGCCGGCCCCAGTCGGCCACGTCGAGCTCTTCGGCGCGGGCCTCCGGACGCACGTCTGCGGCGGCGAAGTGCTCCGCCGTGACGAGCCCGGCGAGCGAGCGCCGCAGCATCTTGCGCCGATGTCCGAAGCCGGCGCGCACGAGGGCGAACACGAGCTGGCGGTCGACGCCGGCATCCACCGCCGGTGCCGGGCGTCGCGTGATCTCGACGATCGTCGACATCACCTTCGGCCGGGGCATGAACACCGTCGGCGGCACGTCGCCGAGGAGCCGGGCCTTCGCCCAGTAGGACACCTTCACGCTGACCGCCCCGTAGGCGGGGTCGCCGGGGCCGGCGGCGAGGCGCTCGCCCACCTCGCGCTGCACCATCACGACCATCTTCTCGATCGCGGGAACCTTGTCGAGCAGATCGGCCACGAGCGGCGTGGCGATGTTGTACGGCAGGTTGGCGACGAGCATCCACGACGGCGCGCCAAGGAGTATCCCCGTCCAGTCTGCGTTCATCGCGTCGGCCTCGACGACGGAGGCGTTCGGGTTGTCGGCGAGCACCTCGGCGAGCACGCGCACGAGGCCGCGGTCGAGCTCCAGAGCGCGAACCGTCGCCCCCGTTTCGGCGATCGCGAGCGTCAGCGCGCCCAACCCGGCGCCGACCTCGACGACGTGGTCGTTCGGTCCCACACCGGCGAGGCGCACCATGCGTCGCACCGTGTTCGGGTCGACGACGAAGTTCTGGCCGAGAGCGCGGCTGGGTGCCAGCCCGTGCCGGGCGAGGAGCTCGGTCGCCTCTCGCCGGGAGAGGGTCACGTCACCAGGACAGCTCGACCGGCAGCGGGGCGTCGATCAGGTCAGCGAGTTCCAAGAAGACGTCGGTGTGGAGCACGATCAGGATCTCGCCGTTCAACGGGGCGATCGACACGTTGTGGCACGTCGCCGTACGACCGTTGTCGACGTTGCGCACGGTCACCTCGGCGCCGAGTTGGGCGAGGGGAGTGGCGCAGGCTCGCTGCATGCCGGGTTCGCCGAAGCGGCGGTAGTCGGCGATGGCAGGGATCACGTTCGAGACCTCGAGCGGCGGGACGTTGACGGCCAGCACGTCGGTCGGCGCGGGCAGCGTGGCGTCTGGTGCGCCGAGGAACGCCGGGTCGGCGGGCCCCGGGGACGCCTCCGGCGCGCTCGGCGCCTCGGTGTCGGCAGGTGCGGGCAAACCACCATCGACCGCGGCCACCGCGACGGCGGCAGTACCGGGGGCGCTGTCGTCTTTCTGCATGAACCACAGCGCGGGCAGCGCGACCATCGACACCAAGGTGGCGAGGGTGATGCGTCGGCGGTCGGCTGCGTTCAGGGTCACGAGATGGTCTCCACGCCCGGTAGGGGCTCGCGCGGCGCGGAGGTCCTTTGCGGTCCGCCCGCGGGGATGACCAACCTAGGTATTTAGCAGGGGAAACGCAACTCGGGCGTTGGCCGAGGTCACCTCGGCGACACGCTGCGTGGTCAGCTCTTTCAAGTCGGCGATGGCTGCGCCGACGGCCGCGACGTACGCCGGCTGGTTGGGGCGTCCGCGGTGGGGGTGGGGGGCGAGGTAGGGGCTGTCGGTCTCGACGAGCAGGCGCTCGATCGGGCACAGCCGGGCCGCCTCGTGCACCTCGACCGCCGACGAGAAGGTGACGATTCCCGAGAAGCTCAGGAAAGCGCCGAGATCCAAGGCGCGCGTGGCTTGCGCGGGGCCCCCGGTGAAGCAGTGGAAGATGGTCTGCTCCGGTGCGCCCACGGCGGCGAGCACGTCGAAGGTGTCGTCCCACGCGTCGCGGGTGTGCACCACGAGGGGCAGCTCCAGTTCATGGGCGAGCTCGATCTGCCTGGCGAACGCGGCCCGCTGTGTCTCGCGCGGAGAGTGGTCGTAGAAGTAGTCGAGTCCGGTCTCCCCGACCGCCACGACGACGTCGCGGCGGGCTCCGTCGCCGAGGAGCCCGAGGATCGTGTCCACCCCGAACCTCGCCTCGTGGGGGTGCAGCCCGACCGTCGCCCACACGTCGTCGTGCTCGCTCGCGAGCTCGATCGCGCTCGCCGAGGTTGCCGCGTCGCAGCCGACGACCACCATCGTCGCCACCCCAGCCGCACGGGCCGCGGCGAGCACGCCGTCGACGCCGTCGGGATGACGCGGGTCGTAGATGTGGCAGTGGGAGTCGGTCCAGCGCACGGCGCTCGTTCCGCTCTCGGCGGCCGTAGCACTCGTGGCGCTCATAGCGGGCTCATGTCGCGCGGCGGGGGAACAGCGCCTCGCCCTTCACCACCGCGGCCCCACCGGGGTAGCGGCCCCACTCGCCGGCCTCGGGCAGGCGCTGCGCGTCGACCCGGCCGGCGAGGCCGATCCGCTCCCAGATGGTCTGGCACGTGCCGGGCACTGCTGGCGACGCGAGCACGGCGACGATGCGCAACGCTTCGAGCGCGTCGCCCATCACCGCATCGACCGCGGCCCCGGGCTCTGCCTTCCACGGCTCGTTCGCCTCGAGGTACGCGTTCGTCGCCCGGATGAGCTGCCACGTCGCCTCGAGCGCCCGTGACGGCTCGACCGCGGCCCAGCGCTCGGTGGTCTCCGCGACGGCGCTCGCGGCGGCCTCGGCCAGCGAGCTGTCGAGGCGCGGTGCCGGGCCGACGCCGCCGCACTTCTTGGCCACCACTGTCGCGACGCGCGAAAGCAGGTTGCCCAAGTTGTTGGCGAGGTCGGCGTTGAAGCGGGCGGTCAGGCCCTCGTAGGTGAAGTCGCCGTCCTGGCCGTACGGCGTCTCCGCGAGCACGTAGTAGCGGAACCCGTCGAGACCGAAGTCGTCGACGAGGTCGAGCGGGTTGACGACGTTGCCGGTGGTCTTCGAGATCTTCTCGCCCCCGGCGAGCAGCCAGCCACCGACAGCCCAGCCCCGCGGCGGCTCGATGCCGGCCGACAACAGCATCGCCGGCCAGTAGACGCAGTGGTGGCGGATGATGTCCTTGCCGATCAGGTGGTAGTCGACGGGCCACCAACGCGCGAACTGCTCGTCGTCGCTGCCGTAGCCGACAGCAGACAGGTAGTTGGTCAGCGCGTCGAACCACACGTAGGCGACGTGCTTGGCATCCCACGGCAGCGGGATGCCCCACGTGAGGCTCGTGCGGCTGACGGAGAAGTCGCGCAGGCCGGAGCGGATCAGCCCGAGCGCTTCGTTCGCCCTGTGGTCGGGCACGATCGCGCGGGGGTG encodes:
- a CDS encoding TatD family hydrolase, producing MRWTDSHCHIYDPRHPDGVDGVLAAARAAGVATMVVVGCDAATSASAIELASEHDDVWATVGLHPHEARFGVDTILGLLGDGARRDVVVAVGETGLDYFYDHSPRETQRAAFARQIELAHELELPLVVHTRDAWDDTFDVLAAVGAPEQTIFHCFTGGPAQATRALDLGAFLSFSGIVTFSSAVEVHEAARLCPIERLLVETDSPYLAPHPHRGRPNQPAYVAAVGAAIADLKELTTQRVAEVTSANARVAFPLLNT
- the rsmA gene encoding 16S rRNA (adenine(1518)-N(6)/adenine(1519)-N(6))-dimethyltransferase RsmA codes for the protein MTLSRREATELLARHGLAPSRALGQNFVVDPNTVRRMVRLAGVGPNDHVVEVGAGLGALTLAIAETGATVRALELDRGLVRVLAEVLADNPNASVVEADAMNADWTGILLGAPSWMLVANLPYNIATPLVADLLDKVPAIEKMVVMVQREVGERLAAGPGDPAYGAVSVKVSYWAKARLLGDVPPTVFMPRPKVMSTIVEITRRPAPAVDAGVDRQLVFALVRAGFGHRRKMLRRSLAGLVTAEHFAAADVRPEARAEELDVADWGRLTAVVQADRQ
- a CDS encoding AURKAIP1/COX24 domain-containing protein, with protein sequence MGSLIKKRRKRMRKKKHKKMLRRTRHQRRK
- the metG gene encoding methionine--tRNA ligase; translation: MSRFYLTTPIYYVNAKPHLGHAYTTIVADALARWHRLLGDDVHLLTGTDEHGLKIQQAAEAAGKSPQQFADEIAPQFVEAWQRLGITNDDFIRTTEPRHRVAVQRLLQSCYDAGDIELDVYRGKYCVACEEYYTDDELDGDNCRIHKRPVEEYEEENYFFRLSRFEDRLLDHYAAHPRAIVPDHRANEALGLIRSGLRDFSVSRTSLTWGIPLPWDAKHVAYVWFDALTNYLSAVGYGSDDEQFARWWPVDYHLIGKDIIRHHCVYWPAMLLSAGIEPPRGWAVGGWLLAGGEKISKTTGNVVNPLDLVDDFGLDGFRYYVLAETPYGQDGDFTYEGLTARFNADLANNLGNLLSRVATVVAKKCGGVGPAPRLDSSLAEAAASAVAETTERWAAVEPSRALEATWQLIRATNAYLEANEPWKAEPGAAVDAVMGDALEALRIVAVLASPAVPGTCQTIWERIGLAGRVDAQRLPEAGEWGRYPGGAAVVKGEALFPRRAT
- a CDS encoding 4-(cytidine 5'-diphospho)-2-C-methyl-D-erythritol kinase; this encodes MSDAFIGNDVFDAPAKLTLSLRITGVRDDGYHLIDAEMVTLALGDTVAITPGATGVSCDGPYAAGVPTDERNLVNRALDLCGRRAAVHVFKAIPPGGGLGGGSADAAAVLRWAGWSDLEAAAGIGADVPFCLVGGRARVRGIGEVIDPLPYQPLEVTLVVPPLVVPTPAVYRAWDELGGPSGGGPNDLTAAALAVAPELAEWRDRIREGSGVEPVLAGSGATWFLVGRHGALAEALDGARVLTTRAVG